The DNA segment TCCCACTCAATTGTAGCTGGGGGTTTTGAGCTGATATCATATACAACGCGGTTTATTCCTTTTACTTTGTTAATAATTTCATTAGAAATTTTGGCGAGTACATTGTACGGTAAATGACACCAATCTGCTGTCATTCCATCTACAGATTCTACTGCACGAAGGCAAATGGCATTCTCGTAAGTCCGCTCATCACCCATTACTCCTACGGATTGCACAGGAAGGAAGATGGCACCTGCCTGCCATACTTTATCGTATAGTCCTGCTTCTTTTAAATTGTTGATGTAAATGGCATCCGCTTCCTGTAAGATCGCTACTTTCTCCGGAGTCACTTCACCAAGAATCCTGATCGCTAAACCTGGTCCCGGGAAAGGGTGACGGCCAATAATGAAATGCTCCAATCCTAATGAAGTACCTACTCTTCTCACTTCGTCTTTAAACAAGGTATTTAATGGCTCTACTACCTGTAACTTCATGAAGTCAGGTAATCCACCTACATTATGGTGTGATTTAATGGTTGCTGACGGACCGTTTACAGAGATGGATTCAATTACATCCGGGTAAATTGTTCCTTGTGCAAGCCATTTCACATCTTGTACCTGGTGTGCTTCATCGTCGAAAACTTCGATAAATACCCGACCGATCGCCTTACGTTTCAATTCAGGATCCGTAACACCGGCAAGCTGACTTAAGAAACGTTCTTTAGCATCCACCCCCTTGATGTTTAATCCAAGGTGTTTATATTGTTCTAATACCCCTTCATATTCGTCTTTACGAAGTAAACCATTGTCCACAAAAATACAATGAAGGTTTGTGCCGATTGCTTTATGTAAAAGGATGGCAGCAACACTGGAATCTACTCCTCCTGAAAGGGCCAGAACCACTTTATCGTCACCTAATTTTGCTTGTAAATCTGCAATAGTCGTTTCTACAAAAGCTTCAGAAGTCCATGACTGGCTACATCCGCAGATGTCTACCAGGAAGTTTTCCAAAAGCTGTTTTCCATCGGTACTGTGAGTCACCTCAGGGTGAAACTGAATGGCATAAGTTTCGGTATCTTTAATCTGATAAGCAGCAACTTTTACGCTGTCTGTACTTGCAATCAGTTCAAAATTTTCAGGGATTTTAGTGATGGTATCTCCATGAGACATCCATACCTGAGAATCCAGGTTGATATTTTTAAATAATTTATTTCCGCTAGCAACGAAATTCAGGTTAGCCCTGCCGTATTCACGTGTCGAAGAGGCCTGAACTTCACCTCCTAATTGTTGAGCCATATATTGCGC comes from the Pedobacter sp. FW305-3-2-15-E-R2A2 genome and includes:
- the guaA gene encoding glutamine-hydrolyzing GMP synthase, coding for MLEKIIILDFGSQYTQLIARRVRELNVYCEIHPFNNIPEISSDVKGVIFSGSPYSVRQEDAPQIDLTKFHLKFPVLGVCYGAQYMAQQLGGEVQASSTREYGRANLNFVASGNKLFKNINLDSQVWMSHGDTITKIPENFELIASTDSVKVAAYQIKDTETYAIQFHPEVTHSTDGKQLLENFLVDICGCSQSWTSEAFVETTIADLQAKLGDDKVVLALSGGVDSSVAAILLHKAIGTNLHCIFVDNGLLRKDEYEGVLEQYKHLGLNIKGVDAKERFLSQLAGVTDPELKRKAIGRVFIEVFDDEAHQVQDVKWLAQGTIYPDVIESISVNGPSATIKSHHNVGGLPDFMKLQVVEPLNTLFKDEVRRVGTSLGLEHFIIGRHPFPGPGLAIRILGEVTPEKVAILQEADAIYINNLKEAGLYDKVWQAGAIFLPVQSVGVMGDERTYENAICLRAVESVDGMTADWCHLPYNVLAKISNEIINKVKGINRVVYDISSKPPATIEWE